The region TTCCGGTGGCATCAGTGCCGCTATCTTGCTCAAAAGGTGCGTCTTTCCGCTGCCCGAACTGCCTTGTATTAAAGCATGTAGCGTATCTTTCATTTTATGGCTCGTACCGATAATAAACAAAAACAAACGGTTGTTTTCTTCGCCCACGATGCCGCTTTGGCCGATCAATTCGTTTAAGTTTTGTATTAAATCTTCTTTCTGCAGAAAGGCTTTGCATTTGGCTTGTTCCGGCAACCTTAAAGCTTTGTCGTTTGAGTTTTCTTCGGTGGATTGTTGCAGTTGATTATCTCTGTATTCTTCCAGTAAATCGGTTAATTGAGATAGATCGTTTTCCACCAAATCACTGCGCAAGTCCAGTTTTTCCGATGCTTCACGGGCTTCTTTCCGGGTTTGTTTTTCTTCGTACAGATCCAGTCGGCAGCGGTATTTTATCCCCGTTTCCGGGTGCTGCACGTCCAAACTCACCAGCATGCGATCGAAGGTTTTCGGCAGGCTGCCTTTGATGATGTAGCGGGCGGTGGGGGTTTGGTGGATGATCTTGTTGGGAATATCGGTTTTTAATGGTGACAGGGCGTGGACTGTCTGTACGGCGGCGGTGGCCGCTTTTGTTTGATTGCTATATTGTTTTATTGTTAAATTGTTAGATAATTGAGAGGCTTTTAGATCCACAGGCTGCCGTTCTTCGATGAGTTGTAAAATGGCTTCTTTGCCGTAGTTTACAAAAAGGCTGTTGATGTCTTCGCCGTCGGGAGTTGTTACTGTTGAGACAAGGCATGCCTTGTCTTTACGCAGTTCTTCGCTGTATTTTGTTGCTCCCTGTTTTCCGGCTGTATCACCATCAAAGAAAAAGATTACTTCTTGCAGGTTGGATAATTGGCTTATGGCTGCTTTGTGTTCGGCGGTTAGGCCGTTGGTGCCGTAAGCGGCTAAAATTGAATATTGATTATTTTCTATTGATAATTGAAGTGTGGCTGCATCTATGATGGCCTCGGTGATTATCAGGGTTTCAGTGTGTTTGTCAGGGTAGTGTGGATAAAGTCCTTTCCGGTTTTCGGTGTAGTAGTGTTTGCCAAATTCTGCGTTATGGCCGTTGCTTTCGGTGATTCTTCTGCCGTACAGGCTTACGATATTCCCGTTTTTGTCTTTCAATGGGAAGGTGATGCACTGTTTGAGTTTTTTCCAGTTTACACCGCTATTGTAGCCAACTTCTTGTAATTGTTCTAAGCAGCGGTTTCTCAAATATTCTTGTGCTTTGGGGCTGCGTGGGAGGCCTTCTTTTTGCCTGTTAAATAGCTCGGCAAAGTTTTCGGCCTCCGCAGCCCGCTTGGATGCAATCCCCATTACATCGGTATTTTGGGTGTGTTCTGTTGTGTTGCCATTGGCCAGTTCCGTGGCTATTTTCAGGGCAGCGTGTTTGCTACAATTCTCTTTATCCTGGATAAATTGTATCACATCACCTGTCTTGCCGCAGCCAAAGCAGTTGTAGGTGTTGGTGTCTGTATATATTTTGCAGCTGGGTTTATCGTCCTTATGGAACGGGCATTTGATATGGTCGTTCTTATCCGGTTTAATTCCGTAATTCTGACTAACGTTAAAAATTGTAATTGGGGCTCAGCGAGTTACCCAAATTAATATCTTCAGTCTTTATGTCAAATTTAGCCATTTGTTTTTTAATTCTTTTTACTAATCCTAATTTTCTTTTTTGGTCAAGGAATAAATATGCTGTTGGTGGATCATAGGGAACTTGTTTTACGACCATTGTCCATATTACTGTTGCAAGTTTTCTTGCTGTTGCGCTTACTGCCGCTTGTCGTCCTTTTCGATAAGCGATGCGCTTAAAGAAGTCTGACATATGTGTATCTTTTAGATTTCCAATTGCATTTGCTGAATGTCGCAGTGCTATTTTTAAACGATTACTTCCTTTGGGTATTTTATTACTAAGAATTTTTCCTCCGGAGATTTTATTATTAGGAGCTAGTCGTAACCAAGAACAAAACTCTTTGGCTGTTTTAAATTTTTTAAAGCCATCTATACCTATTTCACTCATAATTGACATAACTGTTGCATGACTCACCCCCTCAATAGCCATAAGGTCAACACCCCCAAAGTATTGGTAAGCTATTTGATTAAAGTTCTTTATATCAATAGCATTTTTATTAATTCTTTTGTGTGGTTTTGCTGTTGTCTTTAGCTTTTGTTTTACTGGATGCTTTTGTATTTCATTTTTTATTAATTTCTCTATTTCCTTATCGCATTCCTTAATTTTTCTTTGAAAGAATTTATAACTATCATACTCTTGCTTTAACCCAAATAAATAATCTACCCTGTTGTTGCCATGTAAAGCTTTAGCTATTTCTTCTTTGGGTTTTCTACAATTATAATGTCTATGTTCTGCTAATGAATAAGGATCAAGATTTCCATTACAAATATCTTCTATGATTTTAAGTCCTGTGAGACCACATACATCATTTACAACTACATCTAAACGAAAATTTAAAAATTTAAGATACTTCTGCATTTTTCGAGATGCACTTGCTGCTAATTCCAGCCAGTTTGTTCTTTGACGACAATAAGTTCGTAATATTTCTGTATTCTCATCAGGTAAAAAACTACTTGTCAACAAACCTAAAGAATGAAGCTTTTGAATCCACCGACTATCTTTTACATCTGTCTTTTTTCCTTTTGCATTTTTTGTAAACTTTCCATTACATAAAACAACTTCAATTCCATGCTTTTGCAATTCCACATATAAATTTTGCCAGTAATCGCCTGTTGATTCCATTGCAACAGAAGTAATGCCATAAGATAATAGCCATTCGCATAATTTAACTAAATCTTCGGCATATACTCCGAATTCTTTAACATCTTCTAAAGATTGTCCGACTGCTACAAAATGAGATTTACTACCAACATCAATTCCTGCTGCATTGTAATTTATAATCTCCATTTTAATTTTCTTTTTCCTTGCCATAATTTTCTTTTTTAAGTTTTATAATGACTCTAAGGAAATGTATCTTTGAATCGAGAAATATTCTGAACGGGGTTGCTAAACAGCACCACCACTGGATTTATCAACAGGCCTCTGAAATGCATCTTCAGGGGCTTTTTACATTTCGACCAGAATGCGCCACGGGCTTTAAAAAGCACCAGTTAAAAATCGGTCACACAAAGAGTCGGTTCAAATATAATAGAAATCTATTTCGGAGGTACTTATACGTTAGCAGAAGGACTTAATCTGAGCTGGAGGAGTAGATAAATTAGCTAAAATCTACTTCGGAAGTTCATATATGGGGAATGCGCCAAAACGCTCATTATGGGCAGCCGTTTTTTAATGTCGGGGATTTGCATGGGGAAAAAGTTTAAAAATTTTACAGTTGCTAATATTTGGTACAAATCTATAAAATTTTACGGTTTGCGTGCGCAATTTGTGATTTTATTTTATAAAATATTCGCAATATATTTGTGTTTATAGCGAATATAGCGCTATTACATACCAAATATTAGTTTAAATGGATAGTTTCGGAAAAAAATTGAGGGAATGCAGGGAGGCAAAAAAACTCTCACAAAATGAGCTTGCAAAATTGATTGAAGCACATCATTCTATTATTGGAAAATACGAACGCGATGAAGTAAAACCCTCAATTGATGTGGTGAAAAAAATGGCTAATATTTTGGACACAACGGTAGGTTATTTGCTTGGCGAAAGCCAAAATTCACAGGTTCTGAAAGACCCGGCCATGATGCAACGCCTGAACGATATCGCCACTTTCCAGGAAAAAGACCGCGAACACATCCTATACACCCTCGATGCAATGATCCGAGACGTTAAGACAAGGCAGGCTTATTTTAATAAATAAAAACCAATCCTGACTATTTACCCAATTCTTTTTCAGTATTGGTGATTAGTTTGATATTAAATTTATCTGTTTCAGTTAACTTATCATTTATATTTTTCGTTCGTTTCCCTTTCTTCTCGTAATGATTATAAAAGGCAAACAGGTTAAAATAGGCTTGATAGAATTCAGAGCTAAATGCATAATTATATTTTGCAAATATACTATTGCGCAATATTCCCAATGTGTAAAGATCCAATCCTTTTATATCATCTTTTGTGAGTTTTTCGTTCTGATGTCCTTTATACATGGCTAAATCGAGTTGGGGGATGAATTTGTAGGGAATGATAACTTTATTTTTAGAGTCCAAATTTGAAAGTAAGAAATAATGCTTTATATCATTGCCCTGAATATTGATTCCACTAATTAATTCAATATTATTAATCCATGCTAGAACTTTTTTCTTTTTAAGCTTTTCAATATCTAATATGTATCCTTCATAATATAAAGGATTTGGCCGATCCTGATCATATATTCTATTATTAAGCCTAACAGTCTTTTGAGATTCATCTATAAATAACATCTCAAGCAAATAACCATTTAAAACATCAAACTTGAAAAGGTCTTTGATTTCTTTCACACCTGCAGCAGTTGCAATAAAAAAGCGATAGTTTGAGCAGTCTGCTCCTTCTGGATTCATGCAAATTTGAATAATTGCACTATTAGATTCAAAAAACAAAACTTCTTCAACATTGGCATAATAGATATCACCTAATCCTTCAAAATAGGTTTTTTTAATAAATGGGTCGAAATCTGCAATTTCTTTTCCTTTTTTGTTTAAGAAGTTGGCAGTTTTAATTTTAAATTCATTATTTTTTATTACATGGTAAAACCTTTTAAATGAATTATCCTGAATAAAACTATCTTGTTGATTGCGAGAATAAGAATACCCAAAATCTTTAAACACAGAATCTTCAAATGAATACTGTACAAATTTTAGTTTCCCATTCTTTTTGCTATCTGGTGTTTGAATAAATAAGAATTCGTCAATTTTAAAAGGATTTTTGAAAAATGTATTATTACAATCTAATGGACGACCATTAACAAAAAGATTGCAGCTCTTCGAATCAAATTTTTTTGCAAGTATTTCTATAAATAGTGTATCATAAATATAGATTCCTTTATAATCATTATTATACTTTGCATTATATGTTTTTATAACAGTATCAAGTTTAAATTCAACTTGTGAGAACGATATTTGCCACAAGGTTAAAAAGCTAATTATAATTACAATTGTTCTTTTTTTCATAATTCACGTGTTAAAATGTAACCTAAGAATAAATGCGATTTTTGAACTCCATACCATTGATTAATACCAACAGAACTCCCAGCATGTATTACTTTGTGTTCAATACCATTGAAGCAGGTTGCAATATGACCTGATGGTTTTTTAGGAACATCATTTGAAGAGGGTAGATTTAAATTTACACTCTCAACTATATTATTACCAAAAGCTGTTTGATAAACAACATAACCGGCTTTTGTATAATCCCATTCTGTTACTGAGGTTGTCTCATTTATTTCAACAAATACTTCATCGTTGTTGTATATTTGCCAATGAAATCTATTTGCATAGTCGTGTTTTCCCCAAGGTGCATATTCTTGGCTTTCAATATCAGTAATATCTGAAAAAAGATCCTGAAAGAGTATATTACGACATAAATCGGATGCAAATACATTGCACCAGGTATTATTATATGCCGGGCATAAAATATTTATTTCACCTCCTTCGTTGCCAATATAACTATCATCAAACTGTAAGATTAATTTATCATTGGAGGTTCTGTCTGACATGCCTGAAAGGTTTGTAAGTATGCGGTCATATGTATCCGTTTTTTCCCATGACCAGTTGGAGGCTTTTTGTGTGGCATCGTATTTCCCAGTGCTCTCAACATATGTCAAAAGATTGTATAAAAAATGATCGTGTATCACGACAATTGTATCTGATTCCTCTAAGGATATGGGCCAATTAAACACCTTACTTTGAGCAAATCCGCTTATATAGCTGGCATCAGTATAAATATATTGATTTGAAAAGAACCAATGTTCGTCTTTATTTTCATCTTTATAAATTGCATTAACGAGTTTCATATTTTCAACTTCGCTAGCATTGGCCGGTTGTAAATCGAAAAAACCAAATCCATAATTACCATGAAATCGGTTTATGCGGTTCTTTTTATATTTATCATCTTGAACTAAATTCTCGGCCGCTCCTTTTGTGTAATCTGTCCAAACCGGCATAATAGCATTAGCTAAAAACCGTGTTCCATCATCCACTACATTTTCATTTCCAGTGGGCAAGTGCTGACGTATAAAACTCATCACTTCGGGAAACAAGTGGTTTTGAAGAAGCGGATCACTTATTTCCAGCTGTTTGAACTCAAATCCATCGCCTTCATTCATAAATAAAAACAAAATGTGGTTGCCAACACTGTAATGTTGCTTCCATTGGATTACATAGGTTTCTGCATTCAATGAAATAGGATTGTTTAACTCCAGTGGGCCAAAAGCTTTGACATCAAAAAAGCTCAGGTGTACTTTTAATGTATCTCCAATAATGCTATAGTTACTATCCATTGCAGCTTTTAGCTGGTCAACATGAACCTTTTCTTTTATTGCCAATAATTGTGAGTTTTTAATATCGTTGCTTTTGGTTACGTGCATTTTAACTTCAATTACAGAATTCTGGGCGCTTAGCGATATAAATATCGAATTTATTGCAATAAACATCAATATTTTAAGCTGTTTTTTATTCATTGCTATCAATTTCTAAAATTTCGTAAACTTTTTCTCTTATTTCTCTTGTATATTGATTTTTAAGAGAATCTACAGGCAGTAACGGGTCTGCATCAGGAAGAACGTTTATAATATTAGTTTTAAAGGCCTGCCAGATCTCTGTTGAAGTTTTCTTTGTATTAAGGGCTTCGTATAGGTCATCATAATTGGTGATAGAATCCATTGAAACATCTAAATCATGCATTGTAATAAGGGTACTATCCATTTTCCATTCCATATCTTCTGTTTTTGTTGTATTTTGCGACATCCCTCTTTCGTAATAGGCTGTTGCATGGTTAAATACTACAGGATCAAATTGCTCGGGTACAGGTTCTAATGTTTCTGAGAGACTATCAAATTGGCTTTTTAATACTAAAATGCTATCGCAAAAAGTTTCTATAGCCGTTGACAATTCAAACTGAAGTTTTTTAAGGTAGATTGTTTTTTCAACATTGGAAGCCAATAATCTAAATTGTTGACCTACTAAAATAATACTATCTTCTTGTTCAAAATAGGCTGAATCAAGCGTAATGGATAACACAGGCATTTTTTCCGGTTCTTCTATTTTATGAATCCATTTAATATCTTCTTCTACAAATTCACCATTCTCAATTGTACCTGCAAATAATTCAATGCTTTGGTTTAGTTCAGGTAAAAAATTCATGCATCGATTATCTCCTAACAACTGCTCATTGAAATAGATACCTTCCATACGTATCTCCCCCTCCTCCACCTCTTCAAAAATATGCCAACCTCCTTCGGGGTTATGGATGAAGTCCCATTGGTATTTCCAAGTGAGCAGGAAAACCCATCGTCAATGATGCTTTTATACATGCTTTTATCAAAGAACGTCGTGCGTTAAACACACTTTCAAATATATAAAAATCGGCCATACTTTTTCTTTCAATTGAAAAGTTCAATTGAAGAAAAAAAAGACCACAGGTTTATTTTTTAAAAGAAAAACAAAAAAAAAGAAAGCCATACCACAAGGTAAGGCGAAAAGGGCTGTCAAGGCTGACGGCAAAAGAGTTTTACCATAAAAATCCATTTATTAAAACTGTTTTGCCGGAACTCGCCTTGGCCTTTACTGCCCTTGGAGCCGGCTTAAATTGGGCTTCCTTTTTTTGCTTTCCGGAAGTCAAAAATTCCTTTGTTTAAAGTCTTTAACCTGCTTGTAATACGCAACTTTACATGTACAAATTTTCGCAATCTAAAATGTACATTTTAGGTTAATAAAAAAAGTCCCCATCTTATCATTTTGATAATATGAGGACTTATGAAAAAAAAAGAAAAATTTTGTATGTGGTACAAAGTTAAAGAATTATCAGAAAATGGTTTCAATAAAAGCCAGATTTCAAGAGAAATTGGCATTGACCGCCGAACCGTAAAACGCTATTTAAGCATGGGTGAAGAAGATTTCCATGATTGGATACGCCAGGGAAAAAACCTGCCCCGAAAACTTGCAGCTTATGCAGATTTCGTTAAAGATGAACTAAATGAGCATGCAGATTTGTCGGCAGCGCAAATTGAAGATCACTTGAAAGAAAAATACGCAGATGACCTGCCTGAAGTACACAGTAAAACAGTGTATAATTTTGTGCAAATGATCCGTGAAAAGTACAATATTCCCAAACCAAGATCGGAGAGTCAACGAGACTTCGGCCAATTACCACAGACGCCTTACGGACAAGAGGCTCAGGTCGATTTTGGCGAGACTTACATGCGCACTGTCGAAGGCAATCGACGAAAGGTTTATTTCTTTGCAATATTACTTTCCCGTTCACGGCATAAATTTGTTTATTTTCAAGAAAGGCCCTTCACTGCTACTGATGCGGTTTATGCTCATTTTCTTGCATTTGAGTTTTTTGGAGGCATCCCCCGAAAAATAATTTATGACCAGGACTGTGTTTTCATAAAAGATGAAAACCTTGGCGATTATAAGCTGACCCATGAGTTCAACAGTTTTGTACAAAACCAGCCATTTAAAGCTGTTTTTTGTCGGAAAGCTGACCCTCAAAGCAAGGGAAAGATCGAGAATGTGGTCGGTTATATAAAGAACAATTTTTTAAGGGGAAGGCCCTTCAGGGGCATCAGTTTACTCAATGAGGAAGGGCTGGCATGGCTTGCACGAACAGCAAATGCAAAAAAACATACCACTACCCACAAAGTGCCTTATAAAGAATGGAAAATCGAAAAACAATATCTTTTACCTTACAAAAAACAGCAATTGTCACATGAACAAACATTACGGTCGCATACCGTAAGAAAAAACAATACTGTTTTATTGCACAAAAACAGCTACCAGCTTCCCCTTGGCACATACAAAGGGCCTGGTTCAAAGGTACTTTATTCCATAAAAGAAGGGAAAGTATTCTTTTACCGATCCTCCGGGAATAACGGGTTGATCACAAGTTATGACCTGTGCATAGGTGAAGGGGAATACCTGCGCAACACGGACTTTAGGCGCGATAAATCAAAAACACTTCCACAGACTTATGCCGAAGCACTGGAAAGGTTGGGCAATACAGACAAAGCCAAATTTTACCTTGAACTGATCAAAAGCGATAAGTCAAGATACTACCACGACAACCTGCGGGCAATAGCCAAAAAAATCACAGGCTTTACGCAACAGCATATCGATAAAGGCCTTGATTATTGCATGGAATGTCAATATTACAATGCGAACAGTCTCTATCAGGCCATAATCCATATTGCAAACCAAGCAGAAAAGAACAGTAAAACGAAGGTAAACATAGAGCGCCCTCAAACCACTAAATTTATGGAAAAAGCTACTATTAAGGCCGACACAAGCAACATTAATACTTACGAAAAACTATTTTAGCCATGGAACAAATCAAACAAATCAAGCAATACGCCGACAAACTCAGGCTGACCAAACTAAGAAACAACGCTGATAAAATGGTGCACCAGGCACAGATCGACAGCCCTTCTTATCTGGAATATACCCATGAACTCCTTTATCAGGAAATCTTACAACGCCGAAAAAACGATTACGAAAGAAGGTTGAAAATGGCGCGCCTTCCTAAATCTCACGACCTTGATCAATATGACTTTAACTTTGCCAATGGCATTACCAGGCCACAATTAAAAGAGCTCAGGGAATTATTGTGGATGGAGCAAAATTACAATGTCATCTTGATGGGTCCCTCAGGTACAGGCAAAACTTTTTTGGCCGCTGGACTTATATATCAAGCAATCACATCGGGATATAAAGCATATTTTATGACCATGGAAGACATTATCAACACCATAAAAATGAAGGAAATGGTATCATCTGCACTGGCCACTTACAATCGTCTTTTAAAAGCTCATTTGATAGCTATTGACGATATTATGCTTATGCCCATTAAAAAGCATGAAGCCGTCGCTTTCTTTAACCTGATCAATCAACTACATGAACAGTGCTCCATAATTATTACCACCAATAAATCGCCTAAACAATGGGCGGAAACCCTCGATGATGAGGTATTAACATCTGCCTTGTTAGACAGGATACTTTACCGCTGTGAAGTAATCAAGCTATCAGGTAGTAGTTATCGCATGGAGAACAGGCAAACCATATTTAAAGAGGAAAAATCATAACGCCCGGGTAATACCTTCGCCCTTTCGCTACGCTTCAGGGACGAAGGTATTACCCTCCGTTGTTACATAAAACAAACACAAATAATCAATGAAAAAGATAAATCAAAAACTGTACATTTACTTTTGCGAAAATTTGTACATTTTAAATTTGCAATTTACACTGCTGAACAATGGTAACTTGTGCGTAAGGAAAAAGTGCCTACAGCAAGCGGTGGGAAAGCGGATGCAATAAGTGAAGTGAGGAACGAACGAAACGGGTTGCAGACGCTGTGCAGCGATAGCGAGCCGCCTGCGAGTGCGGCCGAGGCCTGCCGGGTAAAAGCCGACCTTAGAAGGCTGAGCGGCAGTGCTGTTTACAGTGAGCTTTGGCGCAGGTTTTTGATCGTGTCGTCGGGTGGAGCGATGGCTCAAAAACTGTGACAAAGGCGAACCGAGGACGCCAGCAGGCTCGCTTAACTCGGGCAGCGGTTGTTTTTGATGCTACCGTAATGCAATGGAGGTGGCAGAGAAAACAAAAGAGCTGCCAATGAGGAAGATTGAGGAACGCAAAAAACATGACAAGCTGAAGCGAAGCTGAACTTTAGCGGCACAGCTCTTTTTTATTCAATTGAAGATATAAATGTCATAAAAATGGGCTGTGACGGCTTGGCGTGTTTTTTTGCTGACGAGTGATGACGAATACCGCTTTTCCGGATTCCCGATACGTTGCACTATCGGGACAGGCTGTGCGGTGGGGTTATTCATCCTTTAATCTGGAAAGTATTTAAGCTACAATATTATTAAGAGGTTTATTGTCCTGTAAATCTAATAAAGCACTATTTAGAACTGCAGTCTTAATAAAACCTTTCACAGATAAATCTTCGTTAAGGTTTTCCCAACAAACACCAACACCTCCGCTAATTAAACGCCATTGATTTAGTTGTTCCTGGGTAGCTTCTTTTAACCTTTGATAATAAGAAATATGAGATTGTAAAACTTTACCATTATTTAATATAATAACAATTAAATCTAAGTTTTTATCTAGTAGCATATTGCTTATCCTTAACCCCTTTTCATGTATTAAAATGTCGAATGGGTCTTTTGCCCTCTTTTCATATTGTTCGTTATTTGAAGTACTCATACCAAGCTGATTTTAACGTTTCTATATTTTCATCAATAATTTTTCGTATATCTTTAACTTCACCTACTGTAAAGCCATAAAGATAATCTTCACGATATTCTGGTTCTAACCAGATTTTACCACGCTTTTCGGCCTTTTCAATGTGTATATGTATAGGTTCAAAACCTTCATCGCTATAAAAAAAGAACCGAAAACCTTTTATTCTTAATATTACTGGCATACATTACAAATTTAACGTTTTTAATTTACATATAGTTTCTATTTTAACGGATGATATTTTTCTAACTCTTTCTGCAGATCTTCTAAATTGTCCGTCCTGTACCTTTCTGTGCTGCTTACGTACTTGTGTCCGGCCATGTGTTGCACTTCTCTCAAATTATAATGCTGCAACCAGTTTGTAATGATCGATGCCCTGATTTGTGCCATGTTTTTTAACCGTGGTTCGTACCTGTTTATCATCTTTTTGATTCTTGACATTCCCCGGAATAAGCGTTTTTTATGAAACAAATAGCTTCCTTCGATTTCATCTTTTAAAAACTTTCCTTCGGATAAAAGATATTCGTGCAAGGGTAGTACTTGAAAGGGTTTTAACTCCAAAATACGTTTATTGGTTCGTCGGGTCGATGGAACGTATATTTTGCCTTTATCCAGTTGTAAATGGCTGGTTTCAAGCTTTGCCAGTTCGCAGGTTTGCAGGCCCTGGTAAATTTTTAATCCCAGGATAATATGATAGGTTTTCAACGTATTTTCGTGCGTCCAGTGGTTGCGGCTTTCGGGGAACTTTTGGTACATTTCATTGAGCTGTTTTTGGGTAAACAGATCGTGCGGTACCGTGCGCTGTACGCCTTTTAACCTAACAGTTTCTGCAACGTTCGGTACGCCTTTAAAATTTAAATAGTAAGATATTTTCTTTAACTCTAAATTGATGGTTTTTGCTTGTATGTTTTGGCCTTTTCGATAGCGGATGTACTGCATTAATTGCTCATTATCAAAACCTTCAACTGAAAGAGATAGTTCATACAAATAAAGTTTAAACCGCTTTTCAATGAAAGAACTGTAATCACCGGCCGTGCTTATGGCAAAGCCTTTTTCAACCAGGTATTTTCTAAAATGCTGATTCATTGACTAAATGAGTATATTTTTGTGTACTCTCTATTGATTTGTGTCCAAGAAACAAAGCAATGTTTTCTAACCGCATGCCGTCCTGTAAAAGATGCGTGGCAATGGAGTGCCGTAAAATGTGCAGCCCAAAGGTTTTCTGTTTTAGTTTTTCGTCGTTTGTTTGGTTTTTCAGTAGTTGCAAACGGTTGTACATGCCTTGCCGGCTCCACCGCTTTCCGCGACGGCTCAAAAGCAACGCCTCGTTTTTTTGCCTGTTTAAAAGTTCATTTCGTTGATTGAAAATGTATGCCTGCAGATCGGCTTTGACCTGCCTGCCCATGGGAATGTAACGCTGCCTGTAGCCTTTACCTTGTCTGACGTAGAGTAAATTCTTATCAAAAAGCAGATCGCTGATGTTCAGCGCTGCGCCTTCGCTTGCCCGTAACCCGCAACCGTAATAGATCCCGAGCATGGCCGTATCTCTTTGGCGGTATAAATTATCCCGGTCTTTTGCAGCTTTGTACAAAGCTTGTATTTCCGGTTTGGTCAGATATGTGGCGGTTTCTGTTGTTTTCAGCAGTTCGGGTTTAATGGCGATGTTGGCCACTCCTGTGAGTTGTAGATATTTACTCAAAAGCCGCAGCGTGGTAATGTGTTTGTTGATGTAACCTGCACTCAGGCTGCCCGATCGGTTGCAGTTGGGGCGGTGCTGCAGATATTCTAAGTAATTGTTTATTTGTTCGTGCGCAAAGTCTTTTAAATGATTCGTTTGGTTGTGTTCCAGAAATGATAAAAATTCCTTTGTGTTCCAATAGCCGAGTTTTACCGTGTGGGGGTTGTAATTCAGTGTTTCCAACCACTTTCGGAAGTTTTCGGATAAAAACACGAACTGTTTACTTTCGATTCTCCTATTAACACTTTTTTGGGTCACGGGTCGCTAAGGGTTAAATAATTGATTTACTTTTATTTCTGTGACCCAAATCGCATGAACCGCCAGAGGGTCGCCAGTTTTATTACTGGTTATTATTCTCTAATCTATCTATTTGATTTTTAAGATACTGTTTCACATCTTCACGCAACTTTGCAATATCATCCCACCAGAGTATCTTGTATTTATA is a window of Salinivirga cyanobacteriivorans DNA encoding:
- a CDS encoding DUF4160 domain-containing protein: MPVILRIKGFRFFFYSDEGFEPIHIHIEKAEKRGKIWLEPEYREDYLYGFTVGEVKDIRKIIDENIETLKSAWYEYFK
- a CDS encoding tyrosine-type recombinase/integrase; this encodes MNQHFRKYLVEKGFAISTAGDYSSFIEKRFKLYLYELSLSVEGFDNEQLMQYIRYRKGQNIQAKTINLELKKISYYLNFKGVPNVAETVRLKGVQRTVPHDLFTQKQLNEMYQKFPESRNHWTHENTLKTYHIILGLKIYQGLQTCELAKLETSHLQLDKGKIYVPSTRRTNKRILELKPFQVLPLHEYLLSEGKFLKDEIEGSYLFHKKRLFRGMSRIKKMINRYEPRLKNMAQIRASIITNWLQHYNLREVQHMAGHKYVSSTERYRTDNLEDLQKELEKYHPLK
- the istB gene encoding IS21-like element helper ATPase IstB; this encodes MEQIKQIKQYADKLRLTKLRNNADKMVHQAQIDSPSYLEYTHELLYQEILQRRKNDYERRLKMARLPKSHDLDQYDFNFANGITRPQLKELRELLWMEQNYNVILMGPSGTGKTFLAAGLIYQAITSGYKAYFMTMEDIINTIKMKEMVSSALATYNRLLKAHLIAIDDIMLMPIKKHEAVAFFNLINQLHEQCSIIITTNKSPKQWAETLDDEVLTSALLDRILYRCEVIKLSGSSYRMENRQTIFKEEKS
- a CDS encoding tyrosine-type recombinase/integrase — its product is METLNYNPHTVKLGYWNTKEFLSFLEHNQTNHLKDFAHEQINNYLEYLQHRPNCNRSGSLSAGYINKHITTLRLLSKYLQLTGVANIAIKPELLKTTETATYLTKPEIQALYKAAKDRDNLYRQRDTAMLGIYYGCGLRASEGAALNISDLLFDKNLLYVRQGKGYRQRYIPMGRQVKADLQAYIFNQRNELLNRQKNEALLLSRRGKRWSRQGMYNRLQLLKNQTNDEKLKQKTFGLHILRHSIATHLLQDGMRLENIALFLGHKSIESTQKYTHLVNESAF
- the istA gene encoding IS21 family transposase, which gives rise to MKKKEKFCMWYKVKELSENGFNKSQISREIGIDRRTVKRYLSMGEEDFHDWIRQGKNLPRKLAAYADFVKDELNEHADLSAAQIEDHLKEKYADDLPEVHSKTVYNFVQMIREKYNIPKPRSESQRDFGQLPQTPYGQEAQVDFGETYMRTVEGNRRKVYFFAILLSRSRHKFVYFQERPFTATDAVYAHFLAFEFFGGIPRKIIYDQDCVFIKDENLGDYKLTHEFNSFVQNQPFKAVFCRKADPQSKGKIENVVGYIKNNFLRGRPFRGISLLNEEGLAWLARTANAKKHTTTHKVPYKEWKIEKQYLLPYKKQQLSHEQTLRSHTVRKNNTVLLHKNSYQLPLGTYKGPGSKVLYSIKEGKVFFYRSSGNNGLITSYDLCIGEGEYLRNTDFRRDKSKTLPQTYAEALERLGNTDKAKFYLELIKSDKSRYYHDNLRAIAKKITGFTQQHIDKGLDYCMECQYYNANSLYQAIIHIANQAEKNSKTKVNIERPQTTKFMEKATIKADTSNINTYEKLF
- a CDS encoding DUF2442 domain-containing protein, translated to MSTSNNEQYEKRAKDPFDILIHEKGLRISNMLLDKNLDLIVIILNNGKVLQSHISYYQRLKEATQEQLNQWRLISGGVGVCWENLNEDLSVKGFIKTAVLNSALLDLQDNKPLNNIVA